One window of Methanogenium organophilum genomic DNA carries:
- a CDS encoding PAS domain-containing sensor histidine kinase — MESEYSGHTMGEGAIPVAGFSSNGQLLFSNAAFHRIAEPKTGGDFGMAAGDGKSFLAAVRKACNGTTCSLQAELEPSGIMASFSLFPSSNESGPFALAVVIPDEGGGSVGARHEIAEDTFSGNGDESVFIADAERRILEVNESACQRFGYSREEMLSLRIDDIIAPRCRDATPARHASLLRNGGGSFENLHITHDGRVFPVEVYSTVIRYEGKPAILSISKAITEARMGNPDNEALREMEKKYRSFFDAAQEGFIVADSDGVVLDINERFATLLRQPKRAVIGHSFFSFFARTGSYDPESLIRSVIENGCVRFEGEVISPVGGNPVIAMECCPILLQGEQCIRIIARDTSRPSDEEEPMCPSGIYLSAFDISGTGLVIVDRNNRIIRANHEFERIIGASADEMMARQWMDFVEDPTLLTVAKEADISRKHEEFCLENHEITLRTKNGNIVPSVLSVRSIPGTTMNIASVQDISHQCETIGRLSEHREMFALLFSSMCEAFVLLDEAYEIRMWNTAAEEMFGYAEDDVTGKNIFPLLFSLGPEDGKRIFQRFLKPDATSSGRTPAELFLSTKEGGAVHTEASVSRFTHKGNSYLLLIIRDNTERYRFVESLTEREEFLRFAIDAARVGIWDYDLEEDVYSLSEDVYALLSLAGPQISPSHVSSDAWRAIMHPDDVLTAESVNLAIMSGTVADLDLELRLKTAGGTWNWFALEGKVIEYDSTGCPQRVVGIIRDVQDKKQAESAIREANRKLSLLAGVTRHDILNQIQGLLFYSEEMKSGEYTVDEMVVMAGKINEMTETINRQITRTRNYDTLGTEPPEWQNVHYLADEIVAGMDDLGLLYLNECPMVEIYADFLFAEVLRTIVENCTQHAVGATTLTIRFEETDDAGLITIEDDGCGIPLKNKEMIFSHGFSKGAGGGLFIAREIAGVTGIELYETGEVGSGARFALRIPKSGYRFTDVEDAE, encoded by the coding sequence ATGGAGTCCGAATATTCTGGCCATACTATGGGGGAGGGGGCAATCCCTGTAGCAGGTTTTTCTTCCAACGGACAGTTGCTCTTTTCAAATGCTGCGTTTCATAGAATTGCAGAGCCAAAAACCGGGGGGGATTTCGGTATGGCCGCAGGAGACGGCAAATCATTTCTTGCTGCAGTTCGTAAGGCGTGCAACGGAACCACCTGTTCGCTGCAGGCAGAGCTGGAACCATCTGGTATTATGGCCAGTTTCTCTCTGTTTCCGTCATCAAATGAATCCGGGCCATTTGCACTGGCAGTAGTGATCCCGGACGAGGGTGGAGGGAGCGTTGGTGCCCGGCATGAGATTGCCGAGGATACGTTCTCCGGAAACGGCGATGAAAGCGTCTTTATCGCAGACGCAGAGCGGAGAATCCTGGAAGTGAATGAATCCGCCTGCCAGAGATTTGGGTATAGCCGCGAGGAAATGCTCAGTCTCAGGATTGATGACATCATCGCACCACGATGTCGTGACGCCACTCCTGCCCGGCACGCTTCTCTCCTGAGAAATGGTGGTGGTTCGTTTGAAAATTTGCATATCACACATGATGGCAGGGTGTTTCCGGTAGAAGTGTATTCCACGGTAATCCGGTACGAAGGAAAACCAGCCATTCTCTCCATTTCAAAGGCCATTACTGAGGCCAGGATGGGAAATCCGGACAATGAAGCACTCCGTGAAATGGAGAAGAAATATCGATCTTTCTTTGACGCGGCACAGGAGGGTTTCATCGTTGCAGATTCTGACGGCGTTGTATTGGACATCAATGAACGGTTTGCCACTTTGCTCCGCCAGCCGAAACGTGCGGTAATTGGACATAGTTTCTTTTCTTTTTTTGCACGCACCGGATCATATGATCCGGAGTCCCTCATTCGGTCAGTTATTGAAAACGGGTGTGTGCGATTTGAGGGAGAGGTAATATCACCTGTTGGCGGAAACCCGGTGATTGCGATGGAATGCTGTCCGATTCTTTTGCAGGGTGAACAGTGTATCCGTATCATTGCCCGGGATACGTCCCGCCCCTCTGATGAAGAGGAACCGATGTGTCCCTCAGGTATTTACCTGTCTGCCTTTGATATATCGGGCACCGGCCTTGTGATAGTCGACCGGAATAACCGGATTATCCGTGCAAACCATGAATTTGAACGGATAATAGGTGCATCTGCTGATGAAATGATGGCCCGGCAATGGATGGACTTTGTTGAAGATCCAACGCTTCTCACGGTTGCAAAGGAGGCAGATATCTCCAGGAAGCATGAAGAATTTTGTCTGGAAAACCATGAAATTACCCTCAGAACAAAAAACGGCAACATAGTCCCGTCAGTGCTATCGGTACGCTCAATTCCAGGCACAACCATGAACATTGCATCGGTACAGGATATTTCACACCAGTGTGAGACGATCGGGAGACTCTCTGAACACCGGGAGATGTTTGCGCTCCTCTTTTCATCGATGTGTGAGGCGTTTGTTTTACTGGACGAGGCCTATGAGATCCGGATGTGGAATACTGCAGCCGAAGAGATGTTTGGGTACGCTGAAGACGATGTCACAGGAAAGAATATCTTTCCTCTCCTCTTTTCCCTTGGACCGGAGGATGGTAAGCGTATCTTCCAGCGGTTCCTTAAACCTGATGCTACTTCTTCCGGCCGCACTCCGGCAGAACTCTTTCTCAGCACCAAAGAGGGCGGCGCTGTTCATACGGAAGCATCGGTATCCCGGTTTACCCATAAGGGAAATTCCTACCTTCTTCTTATTATACGGGACAATACCGAACGCTATCGGTTTGTCGAATCGCTTACTGAGCGTGAGGAGTTTCTCCGGTTTGCAATCGACGCCGCCCGTGTCGGCATCTGGGATTATGATCTGGAAGAAGATGTCTACAGCCTGAGTGAGGATGTATATGCACTGCTCTCACTTGCCGGGCCGCAAATATCCCCGTCCCATGTGTCTTCGGATGCGTGGCGTGCGATTATGCATCCCGATGATGTTCTCACGGCTGAGAGTGTTAATCTGGCTATAATGAGTGGAACGGTCGCTGATTTGGATTTGGAACTCAGGCTGAAAACCGCAGGGGGGACGTGGAACTGGTTTGCGCTTGAGGGAAAGGTGATTGAGTATGACAGCACCGGCTGTCCACAGCGGGTGGTGGGCATCATCCGTGATGTGCAGGATAAAAAACAGGCAGAGTCTGCTATCCGCGAGGCAAACCGGAAACTGAGTCTTTTGGCAGGTGTTACCCGGCATGACATTCTCAATCAGATTCAGGGTCTGCTCTTCTATTCTGAGGAGATGAAAAGCGGGGAATACACGGTTGATGAGATGGTGGTGATGGCCGGAAAAATAAATGAGATGACAGAGACCATCAACCGGCAGATCACCCGGACCCGCAATTATGACACCCTTGGTACAGAACCGCCGGAGTGGCAGAATGTTCATTACCTGGCCGATGAAATTGTCGCTGGCATGGATGATCTCGGTCTTTTGTACCTGAATGAATGTCCAATGGTGGAGATATACGCTGACTTTCTCTTTGCAGAGGTTCTCAGGACCATTGTTGAGAATTGCACCCAACATGCCGTGGGTGCGACAACATTGACCATACGGTTTGAAGAGACAGATGATGCCGGGCTTATCACCATTGAAGATGATGGGTGTGGGATCCCCCTAAAAAACAAAGAAATGATATTTTCTCACGGATTCTCAAAGGGGGCAGGTGGAGGGCTCTTTATTGCCCGTGAGATTGCCGGGGTGACCGGCATCGAACTCTACGAGACTGGTGAAGTTGGCTCTGGGGCCCGGTTTGCACTTCGCATTCCCAAATCCGGATACCGGTTCACAGACGTGGAAGATGCAGAATAG
- a CDS encoding CHASE4 domain-containing protein gives MPTYAHRGDSVRVNTRNVIVIIAIILAISLGFIISAQYYLIGGIQEIETEEIIKDLNTAQRAVETQGENLAVTVEDYAGWDDTYAFAYDLNKAYIKSNLVPSTFQNVEIEAILYFDTVGSLLYGVSYDPETEEILPISVQLKESLQSLPLISSPEYACEDLSGILNTPDGIWIIAAEPILTSYYEGPSRGHLVMASRFTSDITEQIAADTNLGIRAEPLGAGTTWDAFVTGQNGTSNIQPQVVTFEEEITARALMYDVAGTPAFVLSVNNPRDTYIFGKKAVRNTVILFIVTLIISGGLAYRYLGQHLTRRIENISQGVRRISDSSLFHTRLIDDGDDELTTIVRSVNSLLDTIESSLSEIEGARKALESSERKYRHLFEAAGEAIFILDKTGILECNRQAEEMTGFSREDLIGNQMHVILGTCRTDPDGTALLDHTEAAYSGEPHHFSCERHFGNDQSRHFSVSLSRFTGTETVYLLAIVRDITAFVKNKEHLRITQFSVDNADDAIYWVKRDGTVMYGNTSASRSLGYTPEELTSLKTWDLNPTLTPEIWPSVWDRIAGGSLVHEESFLLRSDNTTFPVAQTSSYLSTQGEEFICFFVRDITETITMRKRETETLHQIEENLLSLAILNDHIRNPLTVIAATADLQEGEAREKILSQVDLIDEIVKKLDQRWLESAKIRDFLVKHYDFKEDVIKEENDSETAEK, from the coding sequence ATGCCGACATACGCCCACCGTGGTGACTCAGTGCGGGTAAATACCAGAAATGTCATCGTCATCATTGCAATAATATTGGCAATCAGTTTGGGGTTCATCATCAGCGCTCAGTATTATCTCATTGGCGGAATACAGGAAATAGAGACAGAAGAGATTATCAAAGACCTCAACACAGCCCAGAGAGCTGTTGAAACACAGGGAGAGAATCTCGCAGTCACCGTAGAAGACTATGCCGGATGGGACGATACCTACGCCTTTGCATATGACTTGAATAAGGCATATATTAAAAGTAATCTGGTTCCCTCCACCTTCCAGAATGTTGAAATTGAAGCAATCCTGTACTTTGATACTGTAGGAAGTCTGCTTTATGGAGTTTCTTATGATCCTGAAACAGAAGAAATTTTGCCGATTTCAGTTCAACTGAAAGAGAGCCTTCAATCCCTTCCTCTCATCTCTTCACCAGAATATGCCTGTGAAGATCTTTCCGGAATACTCAACACACCAGATGGCATCTGGATAATTGCGGCCGAACCCATTCTCACATCATACTACGAAGGGCCATCACGGGGCCACCTGGTGATGGCATCCCGGTTCACATCCGATATCACAGAACAAATTGCCGCAGACACAAACCTCGGTATCAGGGCAGAGCCACTGGGGGCAGGAACCACCTGGGATGCCTTTGTGACAGGACAGAATGGCACATCCAATATCCAACCACAGGTAGTAACTTTTGAAGAGGAAATCACCGCACGTGCCCTGATGTATGATGTGGCAGGAACACCGGCCTTTGTACTGAGTGTCAATAATCCCCGGGACACATACATTTTTGGCAAAAAGGCAGTCCGCAATACAGTAATCCTGTTTATTGTTACCCTTATCATCAGCGGAGGACTCGCCTACCGGTATCTGGGACAACATCTCACCAGAAGAATAGAGAACATCTCACAGGGAGTCCGCAGAATTTCAGATTCTTCCCTCTTTCATACCCGACTCATTGATGACGGTGACGATGAACTCACTACCATTGTCCGGTCGGTCAACAGTCTTCTGGATACCATCGAGAGCAGTCTCTCAGAGATTGAAGGAGCCAGAAAAGCTCTTGAGAGTTCTGAAAGGAAATACCGCCATCTCTTTGAAGCAGCGGGTGAAGCGATATTTATCCTTGACAAAACAGGCATTCTTGAATGCAACCGGCAAGCAGAAGAGATGACCGGATTCAGCAGAGAAGATCTCATCGGAAATCAGATGCATGTGATCCTTGGCACATGTAGAACAGATCCTGACGGGACGGCCCTCTTAGACCATACAGAAGCTGCATATTCCGGCGAACCCCACCATTTCTCCTGTGAGCGCCACTTTGGTAACGATCAATCCAGACATTTCAGCGTGTCCCTCTCCCGGTTTACCGGCACAGAAACCGTTTACCTGCTTGCGATTGTGCGGGACATCACGGCCTTTGTGAAGAATAAAGAACACCTCCGGATCACCCAGTTTTCTGTCGATAACGCTGATGATGCCATCTACTGGGTGAAGAGAGACGGAACAGTCATGTACGGAAACACATCCGCCTCCAGATCCCTTGGGTACACCCCCGAAGAACTCACCAGCCTGAAGACATGGGACCTCAACCCGACCCTTACTCCGGAGATCTGGCCGTCGGTGTGGGACAGAATCGCAGGTGGCAGCCTGGTGCATGAAGAATCGTTTCTGCTGCGCTCTGACAATACCACCTTCCCCGTCGCCCAGACGAGTAGTTATCTCTCCACGCAGGGTGAGGAGTTCATTTGCTTCTTTGTGCGCGACATCACAGAAACCATAACTATGCGAAAACGGGAAACAGAGACGCTCCACCAGATCGAAGAAAATCTGCTCTCGCTTGCCATTCTCAATGACCATATCCGGAACCCTCTGACCGTCATCGCCGCAACCGCTGATCTTCAGGAAGGGGAAGCACGGGAGAAAATCCTCTCCCAGGTAGACCTGATTGATGAAATTGTCAAAAAACTGGATCAGAGATGGCTCGAATCGGCAAAAATTCGTGATTTCCTCGTTAAGCATTATGATTTTAAAGAGGACGTTATAAAAGAGGAGAACGACAGCGAAACAGCCGAAAAATAA
- a CDS encoding PAS domain S-box protein, protein MFARVQIAEDSPVWDVLIIVSSLVIGFIILMALSAGYEFVFPHLLDIPIILYAYRYPRYGVWFAGLVSALYLISYGIILSSSLEVMYPALGRVLIFLVIGATVSSLSYRLRKSENTYRNLFDNLSYAAYSLNINKDGTPGRFIDVNEMMCTAVGYTRDELLAKKPADLVPDAYLKEFRAWIEGRGLYAYGEFESFHIAKDGREIPVEVKLHLFELEAGPIILATAKDVTERYHRDRILKAQRDVAVSLSHAGSSEEAVRLVISFALEISTLDAGAYYYAEDDESTFSSLYSTGFSDRFRRINGNIRAPSEEIMPHDGWRPVYGSADDLVHAGIISGSGEHQKMIGVLPVHGSKGTLGLFLLSSYGTGEIPGTERRLIEGLVAQVGAALERLKVVDALRRNRQNLRSLVDSLDAYQALAGPDGAIITANRSFAAASGVEPETLTGQNIIEATGRSDEFQTYLRNTFADVLESGQAVRFEDDSKEHVYDTILYPVLGSDGSVRAVGMLSTDISPLKEAECALLEAERRYRLVIEALNLGVFEFIFPDSIMKVSPEWYTMLGYDANTTENSYDFWISHIHPDEKESVEEVLQESINSEGNYYNEYRMLAADGTWRWIKSHGKVISWLPDGRAERLIGTHSDITRRRRAEIAFERTNHLLRDAQTIARLGYFEYDVENDLFLPDTGLYEILNIFDEEPVYTFHEFCSFIHPDERDRIKLSMANALSQKSNFSDIFRIICRGGFEIWVRVWIQLDVERDGDGFPIFGTMQDITDVRQTEEELIRTQIAVETSPDEVLYIGPDGEVLYGNQQAVNTYGREGVITGFMIDAIDPAYTTGEWQRHWADLRENRFLVHESRHRKADGSFFSVEVVESYVKVGTREFSCVYCRDISERQRVESAMRESEQRFSLAVAGADLGIYDWDIASDRMVFDARFGNILGFSPTEMEIDKFSDLISLVHPCDRETFRKVLQDYFTNKGAPFFSELRILHTNGTWRWVRARGLIVSEYPEGKPRRLVGTIMDITEQHEAMDSLAEREEQLRETQDMARVGGWVYNIIEDRLESDHSLLPRIGFDAVRIPLSMEEYLQNFVYQEDRAEVEEAYERHLKEYLPFDLVYRILLPDRQVRYVHSRCQTFFDNTGEPIKSVGVIQDITEIKEAENELLEREWKVKEAQRVTQIRFWECDGSTVSFPRMGEKTPPGMLSFLEREGLRIHPDEYEFLGVKFHESVENQSEFSEEFRAVLEENGEILTLYCRGSHYYHTDGTYIRSLGTIMDITERIHTINALRESEKKFRLVAENPTIGTYIIQDHKFVYVNDTCVRLFGYPLEMIIGMYGGTIIAPEMRSTMHDLYEQCIAGEIHEVHLETQGLTQTGVQFPFEVFGSVGEYGGRPALIGNIIDITERKAYEEMLTITRLTVEQATIGIAWINRTGEFIYINKRGVELLRLPAETILGMNVWEIHPYLNALRWRKFWDGLRSGGNRRFETIQGRGDGTSFPANIMVDYVNLSEMEFACIFMTDISRRREAENALHQSLAEKTTLLQEVHHRVKNNLALISSMIQMQMRTLDDEHAVASLTETANRIISMAMVHESIYRSRNITTIDAHEHLTALVNEIVPNFSVGKEIEVEVFAHGCALDLNSGILFSLIVNELITNSIKYAFEGRDEGKIVIVMECSDDRKVLRFSDDGVGIPEDVDPFRQPSLGMNIVHSVVTDQLGGTIELVRGEGTTWVLTFPVKKR, encoded by the coding sequence ATGTTCGCCCGAGTACAGATTGCTGAAGATTCTCCTGTCTGGGATGTCCTCATTATTGTCAGTTCACTGGTAATTGGATTCATTATCCTGATGGCACTTTCTGCTGGGTATGAGTTCGTATTCCCTCATCTGCTGGATATTCCCATCATTCTCTATGCGTATCGCTATCCCCGTTATGGTGTATGGTTTGCGGGGCTTGTCTCCGCTCTGTATCTGATATCGTATGGGATTATTTTGTCCTCTTCTCTGGAAGTTATGTACCCTGCATTGGGACGGGTACTGATATTCCTCGTGATCGGGGCAACGGTCTCTTCTCTCTCCTACCGTCTGAGAAAAAGTGAAAATACGTACCGTAATCTCTTTGATAATCTCTCGTATGCTGCATATTCTTTAAATATTAACAAGGACGGTACTCCCGGGCGATTTATTGATGTCAATGAGATGATGTGTACAGCAGTCGGGTACACACGTGATGAATTGCTTGCAAAGAAGCCGGCAGATCTTGTCCCTGATGCCTATTTAAAGGAGTTTCGGGCATGGATTGAAGGGAGGGGCCTGTATGCGTATGGAGAATTTGAATCGTTTCATATTGCAAAAGACGGCAGGGAAATTCCGGTAGAGGTGAAACTTCATTTATTTGAACTGGAGGCAGGCCCGATTATTCTTGCAACGGCGAAAGATGTGACCGAACGATATCACCGTGACCGTATTTTGAAGGCACAGCGTGATGTGGCAGTTTCCCTCTCTCATGCAGGAAGTAGTGAAGAGGCGGTACGACTTGTCATTTCCTTTGCCCTTGAGATAAGCACCCTTGATGCAGGGGCATATTATTATGCGGAGGATGACGAATCCACCTTCAGCTCTCTTTACAGTACTGGATTTTCTGACAGGTTTAGACGTATTAATGGAAATATCCGGGCGCCATCGGAAGAAATTATGCCGCATGACGGGTGGAGGCCGGTGTATGGGTCTGCTGATGACCTTGTTCATGCAGGGATTATCAGCGGATCGGGAGAACATCAGAAGATGATCGGGGTTCTCCCCGTCCATGGCAGCAAAGGGACCCTGGGCCTCTTCCTTCTGTCATCATATGGAACCGGTGAGATTCCTGGTACCGAACGTCGCCTCATCGAAGGGCTGGTTGCACAGGTGGGTGCTGCCCTCGAACGGCTGAAGGTGGTTGATGCACTACGCAGGAACAGACAGAATCTCCGTTCTCTTGTGGATTCCCTTGATGCGTATCAGGCGCTGGCCGGCCCGGATGGGGCAATCATTACAGCAAACCGTTCATTTGCCGCCGCATCCGGGGTGGAACCTGAAACCCTTACCGGACAGAATATTATTGAGGCGACCGGAAGATCGGATGAATTTCAAACATATCTACGGAATACATTTGCTGATGTGTTAGAGAGCGGGCAGGCAGTGCGGTTTGAGGATGATAGTAAAGAACATGTTTATGACACCATCCTATATCCGGTGCTGGGTTCTGACGGCAGTGTCCGGGCGGTGGGGATGCTTTCCACTGATATCTCGCCCCTGAAAGAGGCAGAATGTGCGCTCTTAGAGGCAGAACGCCGTTACCGTCTGGTTATTGAAGCTCTAAACCTTGGTGTGTTTGAATTTATTTTCCCAGATTCTATCATGAAGGTCTCACCGGAATGGTATACAATGCTGGGGTATGATGCCAATACGACGGAAAATTCCTATGACTTCTGGATTTCGCACATTCACCCTGATGAGAAGGAATCAGTAGAGGAGGTACTTCAGGAGAGTATCAACTCTGAAGGTAATTACTACAATGAATACCGGATGCTGGCAGCTGATGGGACCTGGCGGTGGATCAAGAGCCATGGAAAGGTAATTAGCTGGCTGCCTGATGGACGGGCAGAACGGTTAATTGGTACGCATTCAGACATAACCCGTCGGAGACGTGCTGAAATAGCATTCGAGAGGACAAACCACCTCCTTCGGGATGCCCAGACGATCGCCCGTCTTGGGTATTTCGAATATGATGTAGAGAATGATCTCTTTTTACCGGATACTGGTCTCTACGAGATCCTGAATATTTTTGATGAGGAGCCGGTCTACACATTTCATGAATTCTGTAGTTTTATTCATCCGGATGAACGGGACCGGATTAAACTGTCGATGGCAAATGCTCTGTCCCAAAAAAGTAACTTCAGTGATATTTTTCGGATTATTTGTCGTGGAGGATTTGAAATCTGGGTTCGGGTATGGATTCAGCTTGATGTTGAGAGAGATGGAGATGGTTTTCCGATATTTGGAACGATGCAGGATATTACTGATGTACGGCAGACTGAGGAGGAGCTGATCCGCACACAGATTGCGGTGGAGACATCCCCGGATGAAGTGCTGTACATTGGCCCGGATGGCGAGGTGCTGTATGGTAACCAGCAGGCAGTGAATACCTATGGGAGAGAAGGTGTTATTACAGGGTTCATGATCGATGCTATCGATCCAGCGTATACAACTGGGGAGTGGCAGCGACACTGGGCGGATCTCAGGGAGAACCGATTCCTCGTCCATGAATCCCGCCACCGGAAGGCGGATGGTTCTTTTTTCTCTGTTGAAGTTGTGGAAAGCTATGTGAAGGTGGGAACTCGGGAATTTTCCTGTGTCTATTGCCGTGACATCAGCGAACGCCAGAGAGTGGAGAGTGCCATGCGTGAAAGTGAGCAGCGTTTCTCTCTTGCGGTTGCCGGTGCGGACCTTGGGATCTATGACTGGGATATTGCTTCGGATCGTATGGTCTTTGACGCCCGTTTCGGAAATATTCTGGGTTTTTCCCCGACCGAGATGGAGATCGATAAATTCAGTGATCTGATATCACTTGTTCATCCGTGTGACCGTGAAACATTCAGGAAGGTTCTTCAGGACTATTTTACCAATAAGGGTGCTCCCTTCTTCTCGGAACTCAGGATACTGCACACAAATGGTACCTGGAGATGGGTAAGAGCGCGGGGACTTATTGTCTCCGAGTATCCCGAAGGAAAACCCAGGCGTCTGGTTGGCACCATCATGGATATCACTGAACAGCATGAGGCAATGGATTCACTGGCGGAGCGGGAGGAACAACTGCGGGAGACCCAGGACATGGCACGTGTGGGTGGGTGGGTGTATAATATCATTGAAGACCGCTTAGAATCTGACCATAGCCTCCTACCACGCATTGGGTTTGATGCGGTGAGAATACCCCTGTCAATGGAAGAATATTTGCAGAATTTTGTGTACCAGGAAGACCGTGCGGAGGTGGAGGAGGCATATGAGCGACATCTGAAGGAGTATCTGCCGTTTGACTTGGTCTATCGGATCCTTCTCCCGGACAGGCAGGTGCGCTACGTTCACAGCCGGTGCCAGACGTTCTTTGACAACACAGGTGAGCCAATAAAAAGTGTGGGAGTAATACAGGATATCACCGAGATCAAGGAAGCGGAGAATGAACTGCTTGAACGTGAATGGAAAGTGAAAGAGGCACAACGTGTTACCCAGATTCGGTTTTGGGAATGTGATGGTTCAACGGTTTCATTTCCACGGATGGGCGAGAAAACCCCACCCGGAATGCTTTCGTTTCTGGAACGTGAGGGGCTCCGGATACACCCCGATGAATATGAATTTCTCGGAGTGAAATTCCATGAATCAGTAGAGAATCAAAGTGAGTTTTCAGAAGAGTTCCGGGCGGTTCTGGAAGAAAACGGAGAAATACTCACTCTCTATTGCCGGGGCAGCCATTACTACCACACTGACGGTACCTACATCCGGTCTCTTGGGACTATTATGGACATTACTGAGCGTATACACACCATAAATGCCCTTCGGGAGAGTGAGAAGAAGTTTCGGCTGGTTGCGGAGAATCCCACCATTGGTACCTATATTATTCAGGACCACAAATTTGTGTACGTCAATGATACGTGTGTCCGTCTCTTCGGTTACCCGCTTGAAATGATAATTGGGATGTATGGGGGAACGATAATTGCACCTGAAATGCGTAGTACTATGCATGATCTGTACGAGCAGTGCATTGCGGGGGAGATACATGAGGTACATCTTGAAACGCAGGGATTGACACAGACAGGGGTTCAGTTTCCTTTTGAGGTATTTGGTTCCGTCGGTGAATATGGTGGTCGTCCTGCACTCATCGGCAACATTATCGACATCACTGAGCGGAAGGCATATGAGGAGATGCTCACCATCACCCGGCTTACTGTAGAGCAGGCAACCATTGGTATCGCCTGGATCAATCGTACCGGAGAATTCATATATATTAATAAACGGGGGGTTGAGCTCCTACGTCTGCCGGCGGAAACAATCCTCGGTATGAATGTCTGGGAAATTCATCCGTATCTCAACGCCTTACGGTGGAGGAAATTCTGGGATGGCCTCCGCTCCGGTGGGAATCGGCGGTTTGAAACAATTCAGGGACGGGGAGATGGGACGTCCTTCCCTGCCAATATTATGGTTGATTATGTAAATCTCAGCGAGATGGAGTTTGCCTGTATCTTTATGACTGATATATCCCGGCGAAGGGAGGCAGAGAATGCGCTTCACCAGTCACTTGCGGAGAAGACAACCCTCCTGCAGGAGGTGCATCATCGGGTCAAAAACAATCTGGCGCTCATCTCATCGATGATCCAGATGCAGATGCGGACTCTGGATGATGAACATGCAGTCGCTTCACTGACTGAGACGGCAAATCGCATCATCTCTATGGCGATGGTTCATGAGAGTATCTATCGGTCACGAAATATTACCACCATCGATGCCCATGAGCACCTGACAGCGCTGGTGAACGAGATCGTCCCGAACTTCTCTGTGGGAAAGGAAATTGAGGTGGAGGTTTTCGCCCACGGTTGTGCTCTTGACCTGAATTCAGGGATTCTTTTTTCCCTTATTGTCAACGAACTCATCACAAATTCCATTAAATATGCATTTGAAGGGCGTGATGAAGGAAAGATTGTCATTGTAATGGAGTGCAGTGACGACAGGAAGGTGCTCCGTTTCAGCGATGATGGTGTGGGAATACCTGAAGATGTTGATCCCTTCCGGCAGCCGTCTTTGGGAATGAATATCGTCCACAGTGTGGTTACTGACCAGCTGGGCGGGACGATTGAGCTTGTACGTGGCGAGGGTACCACCTGGGTGCTGACATTTCCGGTTAAAAAAAGATGA
- a CDS encoding pyridoxamine 5'-phosphate oxidase family protein, protein MVQLTEDLIEAFNALRIIPLATADKNGVPNVAPMGAKTLADPETILVMDNFMQKTVANIRENPKAAIYVWGEGVKGCFQVHGDVTYVNEGEQFETFRKETLERMPNVPAKGMLVIKITDVYTCTAGPGAGDKLI, encoded by the coding sequence ATGGTACAACTGACTGAAGACCTGATTGAAGCGTTCAATGCACTGAGAATTATCCCCCTTGCAACCGCAGATAAAAACGGTGTCCCGAATGTCGCACCGATGGGCGCAAAGACACTTGCAGACCCGGAGACGATTCTTGTGATGGACAACTTCATGCAGAAGACGGTCGCAAACATCCGGGAGAATCCAAAGGCCGCCATCTATGTCTGGGGAGAGGGTGTGAAAGGCTGTTTCCAGGTTCACGGCGATGTTACGTATGTGAATGAGGGAGAACAATTTGAGACCTTCCGAAAAGAAACTCTTGAACGAATGCCGAATGTTCCTGCAAAGGGGATGCTCGTCATCAAAATAACCGATGTATATACCTGCACTGCAGGGCCCGGCGCTGGCGATAAGCTCATCTGA